GCGCAACAGGCGCAAGCCATTGGCCACCACCAGCAGGCTGGCGCCCACGTCGGCAAACACGGCCATCCACAGGGTCGCCATGCCGGCCAGGGCCAGGCCGAAGAACACGGCCTTGATGCCGATGGCAAAGCTGATGTTTTGCACGAGGATGCTGCGCGTGCGCTGGCTCAGGCTGATGAATTCAGGCAACTTGCCCAGTTCATCATCCATCAGGGCCACGTCCGCCGTTTCGATGGCCGTGTCGCTGCCGGCCGCGCCCATGGCAAAGCCGATGTCCGCCTGCGCCAGGGCCGGGGCGTCGTTGACGCCGTCGCCCAGCATGGCCACCACGCCGAACTCTTGCTGCAAGGCCTTGATTTCATCGAGCTTGTTTTCCGGCAGCAATTCCGCCTTGACCAGGCTCACGCCGACGTCAAACGCGATGCGCTGCGCCGTCAGCAGATTGTCTCCCGTCAGCATGACGGTCGTCACGCCCAGCGCATTCAGGCGGGCAATGGCGGACGCGGCCGTCGGACGCAGCACGTCGGCCACGGCGATCACGCCCAGCGCACCGGCCGGGGTGGCCAGCACCATGGCCGTGTAGGCTTGCTGTTCCAGCCGTGCCAAAATCGCTTGCAGTGCCGGCGTCAAGACTTTCAATTCCGTCATCAGGCGCGCGTTGCCCAGATAATAGGTCTGGCCATCGATATTGCCTTGCACGCCGCGTCCATGCAGGGCGGCAAACTGGCTGACGGGCAAGTGGCTGCCGGCGGGCGGACCCGCCTTGACGATGGCGGCGGCCAGCGGGTGGGCCGAGTTGGCGTCCAGGCTGGCGGCCAGCAGCAGGATGGTGTCGCGGTCGCTGCCATCCAGGGCCACCACATCCGTGACGGCCGGCTTGCCCATGGTCAGGGTGCCCGTCTTGTCGACGGCAATGGCCTTGATCCGATAACCCGTTTCCAGGAATTGCCCGCCTTTCACTAAAATGCCGCGCCGCGCGGCCGCCGTCAGGCCGCTGACCACCGTGACGGGCGTGGAAATGACGAGCGCGCAAGGGCAGGCGATCACCAGCATCACCAAGGCCTTGTAGACCCAGGCCATGAAGGGCTGGCCCAGCAGCAAGGGCGGCAGCACGGCCACGAGGATGGCGAAGACGACCACGGCAGGCGTGTAGTAGCGGGCGAAATTGTCGACAAAGCGCTGCGTGGGCGCCTGCTTGCCCTGGGTTTCCTCGATCACCTTGACGATCTTGGCCAGAGTGCTGTTGCCGCTGTTGACCGTCACGGTGACGTCGAGCAAACCCCGTTCATTGATGGTGCCCGCATACACGACGTCGCCCACGGCCTTGTCCACCGGCATGCTTTCACCGGTGATCGGCGCCTGGTTGACGGACGATTCGCCGCTGGCCACGACGCCATCGAGGGCGATGCGCTCGCCCGGTTTCACGCGCATGGTCGCGCCGATGGCCACGGTGGCGACGGATACTTGCTGCCAGGCGCCGCTGGCGTCGGCCACTGTCGCCGTGTCCGGCGCCAGCTGCATCAGGCTGTGCACGGCGTTGCGCGCGCGGTTCAGGGACAGGCCCTCGATCAGCTCGGCGATGGCGAACAGGAAGATGACCATGGCCGCTTCCGGCCACTGGCCGATGGCGATGGCGCCAAACACTGCCAGGCTCATCAGGAAATTGATGTTCAGGGTGAACGTCTTCAGGGCAATCCAGCCCTTCTTCAGGGTCGGCCAGCCGCCCGTGGCGATCGACAGCAGGGCCAGGGCGATGACGAGGGGCGAACTGTCTTCATGCGTGGTCCACGCCAGCGCTTCGGCGCCCGCTGCGGCCAGGCCGGAAACGACCAGCAAGCCTTTTTGCATGCCGGACAGATTGCCTTCGTTCGGGTCACGCGCAACGGCAGCGTTCGCTTCCATGGGAATGGCCTGCATGCCGATGCCGTGCAGGGCCGCTTCCACCGTGGCCAGCGCGGGCAGGGTGTGGTGCACGTCCAGCACGCGGTTCATCAGGTTGAAATCGAGGCCCACCACGCCCGCCATATTCGCCAGCTTGTTGCGGATCAAGCGTTCTTCCGTGGGGCAATCCATGTTGGCGATGCGGTATTTGGCCGTGCTCGCGCCGGCGATGGCCGCGCTGGGCAGCGCTGGACCAGACGGGGCCGCAGGCGTGGACGAGCACGCATGCTGGCTGGAACAGCAACTGGCCGCCTTGGGTGCATGCTGATGCTCATGGTCGTGCTTGTGCTCGTGGGTATGATCGTGGCTATCGTGCGGCATCGCATTCGTCCTTCCGGTTTCGTGTATGCTTCCATTAGAAACCCTGTAGCCGCTACAGGGTCAAGCGGAATTTGCACGAAAGAATGAAAAAGGGGATGCCATGCGTATCGGAGAACTGGCCAAACGGACAGATTGTGACGTGGAAACCGTGCGTTACTATGAAAAGGCGGGCTTGCTGCAGGAACCGGGGCGCAACAGCGCCGGCTACCGCGAATACCGCGAAGAACACCAGGAACGGCTGCAATTCATCCGCCATTGCCGCTCCTTGCAGATCGGCTTGACCGATATCCGCGCCTTGCTGGAATTTAAGAACAATCCGGCCGAAGGCTGCCAGAGCGTCAACGAATTGCTCGACCACCATATCCTGCGCATCGCCGAGCAGATGGCAAATTTGCAAACCCTGCAGCAGCAGCTTGTGACCTTGCGCCACCAGTGCGACCAGCCGCAGCCATCGCAAGACTGCGCGATTCTGCAAAACCTGTCCGAGGCGGCCAGCGGCCACGACTGCGCCTGCCATACCGAACTCCCACAATCCCATTGATTCATGCTGAAACTGTTACCTGCAAGAGCTTTATTCACCTTGTCCCTGCTGTCGCCGCTGAGCCATGCGGCAGATATTCCCGCCGCCGCCGGCCACTACCTGACCCTGTACGCCGCCCCCGGCGTGCCGCAAGACGATGATCCGTACACCTGGAGCACGGTGGGCGGCAAGCAACTGACAAAGGGCGTGACCAAGGCGGACGGCCGAGCCTATCTCAAGGCAGAAGAGGGCGAAGAGACGTATGTCCTGGAAACGGTCAGCATGCGCTGGACGTTCACGGTGCCGGCTCGCTGCTGGCAAGAAGCGCCTGCCGCCTTCCAGTCATGCCTGAAACTCAAGCAAAGCGCCAGCCAATACGATATCAGACAGGATGCGGAAAAACTGGCCAGAGAGAAAGATCAACAGGCCAAGGCGGTAGCCTACGAGCTGGCGGTGCGGGCCAACGACGATGCGCTGGCCTGGCTGGGCAAATTGCCGCCGCAGTGTTCCGTACAGGAACACGCCAGGCGCCTGCTGGCCATCGGCGACAAGATCGAGCGGCATATCGCCAGCGGCTTGCGGCAAGGCGGCCCCGATGCGCGCCAGTTTGTCTGCAAGGCGCCCACGGCCTACGGCGCGTTGCCGCAGCAGCAAGCCGTGCTGGCCTATCAGCTGCAGCCGCGGCCCGTGCCGCACGCCGGTGCCGCCTGGGACCAGCTGCTTGCGGCTGCCGCGCAGGGCAACTGGATGGCGCGCCTGGAAGTGTATGAGGCGCTGGCGGAGCGCAAGGTGAGCGAACTGAGCTATGTGGAGCAGGCGCGCCTGGTGCAATTGATGGCATGGCTGCAGCAACGCGAAATCGCCGGCCTGTACAGCTTTTTCAGCGCCCGTACCCTTGGCGATGGTGCCACGCAAGACCGCGTGGCACGCCTGGCCGCCATGCAGGGCAGCGTTGCCGACCAGAGCGTCGTCGGGACGCTGCTGCAGGACGAGGACGATCCGGCACTGGCGGCGGCAGGCAAGCGGATGCTCGCCTGCGCGGCAGCGGCCATGCGGTCGCCGCGCTAACGCGGCAGCAGCGGCGGGCCACCGTCGCCCAGGCGGAAGGCGTCGACCACGCGCAATAAATCATGCGCCTGGTCCTGCATGCTTTGCGCGGCGGCGGCCGATTGCTCGACCAGGGCGGCATTGCGCTGGGTCAATTCGTCCATTTCCGTGATGGCATTGTTGACTTCCTCGATGCCCTTGCTCTGGCGCTGGCTGGCCGCCGTGATGTCGTTCATGATCTCCGTCACCTGCTGAACGGAGGCGACGATATCGCCCATGGTGCGCCCGGCGCTGTCGGCCAGCTCGCTGCCCGTTTCTATTCTGGCAACGGAATCCTCGATCAGCTGCTTGATTTCGCGCGCCGCCGTGGCCGAGCGCTGCGCCAGGCCCCGCACTTCCGTGGCGACGACGGCGAAGCCGCGCCCCTGTTCGCCCGCGCGCGCCGCTTCCACGGCCGCGTTCAAGGCGAGGATATTGGTCTGGAAGGCAATGCCGTCGATGACGGCGATGATGTCGACGATGCGCCCGGAACTGGCCTTGATCGACCCCATCGTCTCGACCACCTGGCCCACGACGCGGCCGCCTTCCAGCGCCACGTTTGAGGTCGACAGCACCATCTGGTTGGCCTGGTGCGCATGGCTGGCGTTTTCCTTCACGGTATCGGTCAGCGCATGCATGGACGAGGCTGTTTCCTGCAAAGAATGCGCTTGCGACTCCGTACGGGCCGACAGGTCCGCATTGCCGAGGGCGATTTCGCTCGCTTCTACCGTGATGGTGGAGCCCGCCTGGCGTATCTCGCCCAATAAAGTGTTCCAGTTTTTCAAGACGGTAGCCAGCGCCCGCGACAGCTTGCCGACCTCATCGTCGCTCCGGGCGTCGATGCGCGTGGTCAGGTCGCCGGCCGCCAGGCTTTCAGCGGCGCGGCACGCCTCGTCGATGGGGCGCACGACGGAGCGCGCCACCCAGGTGGCAATCAGGGCCAGCAGGGCAAAGCCGACAGCCATGGTGCCCAGCGACAGCCAGCCGGCGCGCTGGCCCGCATTTTTTGTCTCTTGCAGCGCGTCGACCGTGCGGTGGTCGAGGTTGAGCAGCACCTGGCGCAGTTGCCCGCTCACTTGCTGGTAGTGCCCGGCGGCATTTTGCATCGCCGCCACGCCCGTATTCGGGTCCATCGAGGCCAGGTCCAGCGCCTGCGCCACGCTGGCACGGTAGCGCTCGACACCGGGCAGCGCCTGGCCCGCTTCCGTGGCGGCGCCCGAGAATTGCTTGAGTTCCTTCAAGCCTTGCGCGATGGCATTGAGCTGGCGATCCGTTTGCGCGCCGAACTGCTTGAACTGTTCGTCCGACAGGCTGGCGGCGATGGCGATCTTCGCATACACGTCGGCGTGTACCTGACCCAGGGCAATGGCTTGCTGGTTGGCAAGCCGCTCGGCCGTCAAGGTCACGTCTTTCAAGTCGCGCATGCGGCTTTCGTTTTGCTGCATGGCGAAATAGGACAAGGCCCCCATGGCCAGCAGGCAAGCCAGCGCGACCACCGGGACGATCAACATCTTCTGTGCGATTTTCACATGAGGCCCATATCGTTGAGAAATTCGTTGAGAGATCGGTGTGCCATCCCGGCGCTGGCGGCGCGGCGGCGGCTACAGGTAGATGCCGCCGCAGACGACGGTCTCGGCGAGTTTCTCGCAATACATTACCTTCGGCTCGATCTTCTTGGTTTCCGGATTCGTGAATTTGTATTCCTGCCAGAACGTGCCCTTGCTCTTGGCCAGGTCGACTCGTTCCTTCACGAAAGCCTTGCCATCGATATCCTTCAGCTCGATCAAGTTCTTGCCGACCATTTTCGGATTGGCGCCATGCGCAACCACCGTCCCGTCGAGTTTATAGACGACCAGGTACAGGTCGTGCAGGATGAATTGCGGCGACTTGGCCGTGATGTCGCCATACGCCTTGGCGTCGCCGGCGCTCTTGATGTAGGACACGCCTTTCTTGACCATGGCTTCCGCGTCGGCGCGCGTGGCGCCGCCTTCGGCAGCGCTGGCGATACAGGGCAGCATGCCGGCGGCAAGCATGACCGACAGGCAAATGGCAGGGGCGAACTTGGGCATGAGAATCTCCTTCACATTGCGGCAGGGGAAAGCCGGCGGGGAACCGGTGCGGTGAGGCGGCGCCTATCGAAGTGCCGACGTTTCATAGTAGCGCGATGCCAGCAGACATGCGCTGGTGCAACAGATTTTTTTTGAATGGGGCGTTTTTGCAACGATGCGTGCAGACGGCCGTAATCGCGTCCACAGAGGGAAAGTGAGAGCGCAGACTAGCGTATCGATAGTGTGGTGCGGGCGCCGCGTTACCAGCTGGCCGGGTCTTCCGCCGCCGCGCGCGCCAGGTCGTCGTGCCAATCTTGCTGCACCAGGCGGTAGATCTCGGCAAAGAAGGCGCGCGGATCGGCCATTTCATCCCACAAGGCAGGCAGGGCATTCGTGCTTTCCGGGTCATGTTCGAGGATGGCCTGGAAATCATAGCCGGGGTCTTGCAGCGCCTGCGCCAGCACGGCCACCAGCGCATGGCGGTGGCGATAGCTGAGTTCCTTGTATTGCGACGTGATGTCGCGCCGTATCAGGGCCACGCGCTGGAGCGGGTCGTTCATGTCCCAGCGGTCCAGTTCCACGCCCAAGGTTTCTTCACGATCATACACGTCGAAGGGGCCGAGAAAATGGTGAAGCGTAGGAATGTAGGGAGCATCGCTCCAGGGGCCGCGCAGCATGGGACTCTTTCGTTTGATTGCTAAATGATCACGCGCATTCGGGCAAGGTCCAGCTTTCGTCGCCCATGTCCGTCGGGTAGATGGCGCGGGTCTGGTTCTGGCCCCAGCGCGCATGGTCGAGGATGCCGTCTTCATGCATGTCCAGTACCCATTCCGTGCTTTCCAGCAAGGTGCCATCCTTGTGGTAGACGCGGAAGAAGGTGGAAGTGCTGAGGGCGCGCACGATGTTCTGCGGCACGCCGTTGCCGTAGTGGGGTACGTAGGTATTGATCACGCACGTGCGCTGATCGTTCCATTCCTGGGCATATACGCTGGCATTGCGCGCCGCGCTCACTTTGATGAAGAGCCAGCCTGCCAGCACGAGGATGAGCAGGAAGGCGGCGGCGATCAGGCCGGTTTTCTTGAGTAGCTGCATGAGGTCATGGCATGGCCAAAAACGAAGTTGCCGCATTGTATGTCAATAGCAGATATGCTTGCCGTACGGCACGTACAGCAAGCATATCCCCGCTAATTGCCGGTAACTTGGCTATTGACTTGGCTATTTGCCCACCGCCGTGTGCAGGGTATTGGCCATGTCCAGATGATGTTGCAACGCTGGCAAGGTCTTCGCGGCAAAGGCCTTGATGTCGGGATCGCTCGCCTTCTGGCTGGCATCCGTGAACAGTTTCACCGCCTCCTTGTGCGCCGCCACGCCGATGGTGGCCGCATATTCCTTGTCAAACTGCGCGCCTTCCAGGCGGCTCAGCTTGTCGATCTGCGCCCGGTGCTTCTTGCCGGGCTGGTCGCTGATCTCGATCTGCTTGCTGCTGGCCAGCTGTTTCAGCTCATCCGCCACTTTCGTGTGATCGGTGACCATGGCATCGGCGAATTTCTTCACTTCCGCATTGCTGCTCTTGCTTTGCGCGACTTTGCTGGCGGCAATTTCCGTGCTGCCAGCGTCGGCGGCCTTGCTGAGGAATTGCTTGTCGTACGCGCCCGGCGCCGCGGCGGCGATGCTGTTGATGGCGATGCCGCTCAATAAGGCAACGGCGGCGCCGATTGCCACGCTTTTGAAGGACGGGGCACGGGAGCTGGTGGTCGGGATAGGCATGGGAAATCCTTTCGAGTGTGGTTTTTTCTACAAGCTGATGACAATGTTAAGCCAGCAGCCTGCGCACACCCATAGGACAGTCGCGATCATGCCCGTAGGATTAGTCCTGTTCGTTAGCGCACAGTTCGACTTGCTTCAGGGCAAATAAGGCGGCAATACCGGCATCGCGGCGCCACGCGGGCATGCCGATATCGAGCCATTCCGCCATCGCGTCCAGGTGCGACGGTTCCGAGACGCTGTGTTCGAGTTCGTCAAGCACCGTGTCGCGGTCGATATACAGGCTATCCAGCCACGCGTCGAATGAAGGCGCCAGTTCCATCAGGCCATGGGCGCGCTTGCCCGTCCACTCCGGCAACTCCTGCACATAGGCCAGCACGCGGCCGCCGCCTTCCTCCGTCAGATCCAGATAAACCATGGAATTGCCGCCATCGCGGGCGAACGGCAGGATGCGCACCGGCATGTCCGTATGCTTGCGCGCGGCGCGGATTTCGCCGACCAAGGTTTCGTCGCAGAAATCGCCTTCGTCGGCGCTGAAAAAGGTATTGAAGCCCATTTTTTCCACGCCGCCATTGCCGTCCGGCACATCGCAGGTGTAATCAAACCAGGCGCCGTTGGCCACTTGCAAGAACGCCAGGAAGGCGGGCGGCAACGGCGCTTCCAGCAGGGCTTCGATGGCGGCGAGCTGCTGCGCCGTGGGGGCGGGCTTGGCGCCCTCGAGCGCCAGGTGGCGGTATTGCGTGTAATAAGTCATTGATTATCCTTGTAGTTTCCTGCGGCCGCCACGCTATCCTTGCAGCCCGTCTCCACCTTGGCCAGCGCATCGACGAGTCCGGCCCGCAGCACGGCCATCGAGCGGGCCTTGTCGTCGATCTGCGCGATTTTCGTTTCCAGCATGGCCCGCTTGGTTTGCGCATCGAGCGCATTTTCCTGCCATACGGCAATGACCTCGGCGATTTCCTTCAAGGTAAAGCCCAGCGCCTTGGCGTGGCCGATCAGCTCGATGCGGCGCAAGGCTTGCGCCGAATATTCCTTGTAGTTATTCGTCAGGCCCGGCTGCGGCGCTTCGTCCAGCAGCCCCTGGCGCTCGTAAAAGCGCACCGTATCCTTGCTGACGCCCGTCAGGCGGGTGATTTCTCCGATACGCATCGATTCCCCTTGACCGTGGACTAAAGTCTACAGTTTACAGTAGAAACACTTTCAACTACACACCGCTGCCATGACCGCCATCAACTACACCAACCAGACCGTGCTGATCACGGGCGCCTCGTCCGGCATCGGCCGCGTCTTTGCGGAAACCCTGGCCGCGCGCGGCGCCCATTTGCTGCTGCTGGCCCGCTCCGGCGCCGTGCTCGACAGCCTGGCCAAGGAACTGTCCCAGCGCCACGGCATCCGCGCCCACGCGCTGGTGGCCGACCTGAGCCTGCCTGGCGCCGCCGCACAAGCCCATGCGCAGGCTTGCGCGCTGGGCATGCCGCCCGACGTGCTGATCAATAACGCGGGTTTCGCCACGCATGGCCGCTTCGAAAACATCGCCCTGGCGCGGCAAGTCGATGAAGTGACCGTCAATTGCACGGCCCTGATGGAAATGACGCACTGCGCCTTGCCGCACATGCTGGCGCAAAAGCGGGGCGCCATCATCAACGTGGCGTCCACGGCGGCCCTGCAGCCCGATCCCTATATGGCGGTCTACGGCGCCAGCAAGGCTTTCGTGCTGTCGTTCTCGGAAGCGCTGTGGGCGGAAAACCGCAGCCGCGGCGTGCGCATGCTGGGCTTGTGCCCGGGCGCCACGGACACGGCTTTCTTCGACGTCGTGGCCGCGCCGGAGGCAGCCGTGGGCCAGCGCATGGATCCTCAAACGGTCGTCGACGAAGCGCTGCGCGCGCTGGACCGGGGCCGCAGCAGCCACGTGGCGGGCCGCCCGAACCGGCTGCTGGCCTGGCTGCCGCGCTTGCTGCCGCGCCAGACCGTGCTGGGCATCGTGGAAGGCATGCTCAAGCCGAAGGCGGCCTAGGCATCAGAACGCCATGGTGGCGAACATGGACAGCACGGCCGTCGCCATGACGATGGTCGACAGCCAGCCCAGCGCCCGCAGGCGGCGCGAAATGGTCAAGGTGCCCATGATGGCGGGGCGCGAGGCCATCACCATCATCAGGGCCATGATGGGCACGGAAATGACGCCGTTGATGACGGCGCTCCAGTACAGGGCCTTGATGGGGTCGAGCGGCGAAAAGCACAG
This window of the Janthinobacterium agaricidamnosum genome carries:
- a CDS encoding MerR family transcriptional regulator; translated protein: MRIGEITRLTGVSKDTVRFYERQGLLDEAPQPGLTNNYKEYSAQALRRIELIGHAKALGFTLKEIAEVIAVWQENALDAQTKRAMLETKIAQIDDKARSMAVLRAGLVDALAKVETGCKDSVAAAGNYKDNQ
- the cadR gene encoding Cd(II)/Pb(II)-responsive transcriptional regulator, with product MRIGELAKRTDCDVETVRYYEKAGLLQEPGRNSAGYREYREEHQERLQFIRHCRSLQIGLTDIRALLEFKNNPAEGCQSVNELLDHHILRIAEQMANLQTLQQQLVTLRHQCDQPQPSQDCAILQNLSEAASGHDCACHTELPQSH
- a CDS encoding SMI1/KNR4 family protein, producing MTYYTQYRHLALEGAKPAPTAQQLAAIEALLEAPLPPAFLAFLQVANGAWFDYTCDVPDGNGGVEKMGFNTFFSADEGDFCDETLVGEIRAARKHTDMPVRILPFARDGGNSMVYLDLTEEGGGRVLAYVQELPEWTGKRAHGLMELAPSFDAWLDSLYIDRDTVLDELEHSVSEPSHLDAMAEWLDIGMPAWRRDAGIAALFALKQVELCANEQD
- a CDS encoding DUF4142 domain-containing protein, translating into MPIPTTSSRAPSFKSVAIGAAVALLSGIAINSIAAAAPGAYDKQFLSKAADAGSTEIAASKVAQSKSSNAEVKKFADAMVTDHTKVADELKQLASSKQIEISDQPGKKHRAQIDKLSRLEGAQFDKEYAATIGVAAHKEAVKLFTDASQKASDPDIKAFAAKTLPALQHHLDMANTLHTAVGK
- a CDS encoding heavy metal translocating P-type ATPase, whose product is MPHDSHDHTHEHKHDHEHQHAPKAASCCSSQHACSSTPAAPSGPALPSAAIAGASTAKYRIANMDCPTEERLIRNKLANMAGVVGLDFNLMNRVLDVHHTLPALATVEAALHGIGMQAIPMEANAAVARDPNEGNLSGMQKGLLVVSGLAAAGAEALAWTTHEDSSPLVIALALLSIATGGWPTLKKGWIALKTFTLNINFLMSLAVFGAIAIGQWPEAAMVIFLFAIAELIEGLSLNRARNAVHSLMQLAPDTATVADASGAWQQVSVATVAIGATMRVKPGERIALDGVVASGESSVNQAPITGESMPVDKAVGDVVYAGTINERGLLDVTVTVNSGNSTLAKIVKVIEETQGKQAPTQRFVDNFARYYTPAVVVFAILVAVLPPLLLGQPFMAWVYKALVMLVIACPCALVISTPVTVVSGLTAAARRGILVKGGQFLETGYRIKAIAVDKTGTLTMGKPAVTDVVALDGSDRDTILLLAASLDANSAHPLAAAIVKAGPPAGSHLPVSQFAALHGRGVQGNIDGQTYYLGNARLMTELKVLTPALQAILARLEQQAYTAMVLATPAGALGVIAVADVLRPTAASAIARLNALGVTTVMLTGDNLLTAQRIAFDVGVSLVKAELLPENKLDEIKALQQEFGVVAMLGDGVNDAPALAQADIGFAMGAAGSDTAIETADVALMDDELGKLPEFISLSQRTRSILVQNISFAIGIKAVFFGLALAGMATLWMAVFADVGASLLVVANGLRLLRNNKQT
- a CDS encoding methyl-accepting chemotaxis protein, whose product is MLIVPVVALACLLAMGALSYFAMQQNESRMRDLKDVTLTAERLANQQAIALGQVHADVYAKIAIAASLSDEQFKQFGAQTDRQLNAIAQGLKELKQFSGAATEAGQALPGVERYRASVAQALDLASMDPNTGVAAMQNAAGHYQQVSGQLRQVLLNLDHRTVDALQETKNAGQRAGWLSLGTMAVGFALLALIATWVARSVVRPIDEACRAAESLAAGDLTTRIDARSDDEVGKLSRALATVLKNWNTLLGEIRQAGSTITVEASEIALGNADLSARTESQAHSLQETASSMHALTDTVKENASHAHQANQMVLSTSNVALEGGRVVGQVVETMGSIKASSGRIVDIIAVIDGIAFQTNILALNAAVEAARAGEQGRGFAVVATEVRGLAQRSATAAREIKQLIEDSVARIETGSELADSAGRTMGDIVASVQQVTEIMNDITAASQRQSKGIEEVNNAITEMDELTQRNAALVEQSAAAAQSMQDQAHDLLRVVDAFRLGDGGPPLLPR
- a CDS encoding SDR family NAD(P)-dependent oxidoreductase; this translates as MTAINYTNQTVLITGASSGIGRVFAETLAARGAHLLLLARSGAVLDSLAKELSQRHGIRAHALVADLSLPGAAAQAHAQACALGMPPDVLINNAGFATHGRFENIALARQVDEVTVNCTALMEMTHCALPHMLAQKRGAIINVASTAALQPDPYMAVYGASKAFVLSFSEALWAENRSRGVRMLGLCPGATDTAFFDVVAAPEAAVGQRMDPQTVVDEALRALDRGRSSHVAGRPNRLLAWLPRLLPRQTVLGIVEGMLKPKAA
- a CDS encoding cache domain-containing protein, with product MPKFAPAICLSVMLAAGMLPCIASAAEGGATRADAEAMVKKGVSYIKSAGDAKAYGDITAKSPQFILHDLYLVVYKLDGTVVAHGANPKMVGKNLIELKDIDGKAFVKERVDLAKSKGTFWQEYKFTNPETKKIEPKVMYCEKLAETVVCGGIYL